A stretch of Aythya fuligula isolate bAytFul2 chromosome 1, bAytFul2.pri, whole genome shotgun sequence DNA encodes these proteins:
- the MTRF1 gene encoding peptide chain release factor 1, mitochondrial → MKPLQSVWLFKSLLSSCYCHSQLHSSPLPSVAKKIGYVMGLHSCGFGRPKSLLDPARLTLSCNGRLRKKHQDSRALWKHEAVQKYLETLSKEYQEVSHLLDADSKNDFEQRTLRRRRADLSRVVTAFQEIKEAEREVQELETMCRELDSRDEKQLLELALEEKETLDKKINTLCRKLFQLLVPKEKYDKSHVILEVTAGRTTGGDICQQFTKEMFEMYQNYADYKRWTFDVLNYTPAEIGGLHHAAAHISGDDVYRHLKYEGGTHRVQRIPETGLSSRMQRIHTGTMSVIVLPQPEEVDVKVDPRDLRVDTFRSKGAGGQHVNKTDSAVRIVHLPTGLVVECQQERSQLKNKEIALQMLRAKLYQQIIEKQLSQEQSARKLQLGTRAQSERIRTYNFTQDRVTDHRIAHDARNIKEILSGKEELDKLINRLLEFAEMEALTEYLENLQSVEGGGC, encoded by the exons ATGAAACCTCTCCAAAGTGTCTGGCTTTTCAAGAGCTTGCTTTCCAGTTGCTACTGTCACAGTCAGCTTCACAGTTcccctcttccttctgttgcGAAGAAGATAGGTTATGTGATGGGGCTGCACAGCTGCGGATTTGGGAGGCCAAAATCTTTGCTGGACCCAGCTAGATTGACTCTCTCGTGCAATGGTCGGCTTAGGAAAAAGCATCAGGATTCCCGAGCGTTGTGGAAGCACGAGGCTGTGCAGAAGTACCTGGAGACTCTAAGCAAAGAATACCAGGAGGTCAGTCATCTGCTCGATGCTGACTCAAAGAATGACTTTGAGCAACGAACCCTGAGGAGAAGACGTGCTGATCTGTCCCGCGTTGTAACTGCGTTTCAGGAAATCAAAGAGGCTGAAAGAGAAGTTCAGGAGTTAGAAACCATGTGCAGAG AGCTAGACAGCAGAGATGAGAAACAACTTCTGGAGCTTGCCttggaagagaaggaaaccCTCGATAAAAAAATCAACACGCTGTGCAGAAAG cttttccagctcctagtgccaaaggaaaaatatgataaaagTCATGTTATATTGGAAGTGACAGCTGGCAGAACAACTGGAG gtgACATCTGCCAGCAGTTCACCAAGGAGATGTTTGAGATGTACCAGAACTATGCAGACTACAAACGTTGGACCTTTGACGTTCTCAACTACACTCCAGCTGAGATAG GTGGGCTGCATCACGCGGCCGCTCATATTTCGGGAGATGATGTCTACAGGCATCTGAAATACGAAGGAGGGACGCATCGGGTCCAGCGAATCCCCGAGACGGGCCTGTCGTCGAGAATGCAGCGCATTCACACTGGGACAATGTCGGTCATTGTCCTCCCGCAGCCAGAGGAG GTTGACGTTAAAGTGGATCCCAGAGATCTGCGTGTAGACACGTTCAGGTCCAAAGGAGCAGGAGGGCAACACGTTAACAAAACTGACAGCGCCGTGAGAATCGTGCACCTTCCCACAG GACTGGTAGTAGAGTGCCAGCAGGAGCGATCACAGCTGAAGAACAAGGAAATAGCTCTGCAGATGCTGAGGGCTAAGCTGTACCAGCAGATCATTGAAAAACAACTAAGTCAAGAGCAGAGTGCCAGAAAACTGCAG TTGGGAACAAGAGCCCAGTCAGAGAGAATTCGTACTTACAACTTCACCCAGGACAGAGTCACCGACCACAGGATCGCGCATGATGCACGCAATATCAAG GAAATTCTAAGTGGGAAAGAAGAACTGGATAAGCTGATAAACAGGCTACTGGAGTTTGCAGAGATGGAGGCTCTCACTGAGTATCTAGAAAATTTACAGTCTGTGGAAGGAGGAGGCTGCTGA